A section of the Geoalkalibacter ferrihydriticus DSM 17813 genome encodes:
- a CDS encoding response regulator — translation MDLPDRNDAAPGILLVDDTPFFRQHAREMLEGRGYRVVATGNGSEVPAVLSTDEICVVLTDLHMPDMSGIELLQTVKELRPELPVIIISSHEDFSAARQVLRHGALDYLVKPVDDEELAESVQRALNTYRASLREASAQREAQRRLSDLILLKQIGETASNGADLQILFDKIVDSITLSADVEMVSLMLRDDAGNLSIAAARGLSSDIMNRAKVAPGEGISGHVLATGRPILITDLSRDQRFHSAGDGDRYKNQSLLSVPIRIKDRVLGVINVNNKRTGNTFKAEDQNLLTTIAHQVALAIENFKLVSSLRQQARELEEANRHLVKFNKARSQLVCNLSHELKTPLTSILGFVDLIINFFDHIEREELRDYLGKVHSESLHMEKLITGMLRLFSIDSGGERWDWRTFSVEGLLSEALTRRGSDIAEKDLQPVIQAAEDLHDVLGDPEKTGILINALVDNAVKFNRDGGRIQVQLENQEIDGKPYIYMRIHNDGLAVPVEAGEDIFNEYTQLGDINTEKPTGVGIGLAICKAILGRMGGRIALEKTIGEGTTFGVYLPTG, via the coding sequence ATGGACCTGCCTGACAGGAATGACGCCGCTCCGGGCATCCTCCTGGTGGATGATACACCTTTTTTCCGCCAGCATGCCCGGGAGATGCTTGAAGGGCGCGGTTATCGCGTGGTTGCTACCGGCAACGGCAGCGAGGTTCCCGCGGTTCTGAGTACCGACGAAATATGCGTGGTGCTCACCGACCTGCACATGCCCGATATGAGCGGCATCGAGTTGCTGCAAACCGTCAAGGAGTTGCGCCCCGAGCTTCCTGTCATCATCATTTCGTCCCATGAAGATTTTTCCGCCGCGCGCCAGGTCTTGCGCCACGGCGCCCTCGACTATCTGGTAAAACCGGTTGATGACGAGGAGTTGGCTGAATCGGTGCAGCGCGCTTTAAACACTTACCGCGCTTCACTTCGCGAAGCGTCTGCCCAGCGTGAAGCCCAGCGACGTCTTTCCGATCTGATTTTGCTCAAGCAGATCGGCGAAACGGCCAGCAACGGCGCCGATCTTCAGATCCTCTTTGACAAAATCGTCGACTCCATCACTCTTTCCGCCGATGTGGAGATGGTATCGCTGATGCTGCGCGATGATGCCGGCAACCTCTCCATTGCCGCCGCCCGTGGCCTGTCCTCGGACATTATGAATCGCGCCAAGGTTGCTCCCGGGGAAGGCATCTCCGGCCATGTCCTGGCGACCGGTCGTCCGATACTGATTACCGACCTTTCCCGCGACCAGCGCTTTCATTCCGCAGGCGACGGTGACCGCTACAAAAACCAGTCGTTGCTCTCCGTGCCGATTCGCATCAAGGATCGGGTTCTCGGTGTCATCAACGTCAACAATAAGCGCACCGGTAATACCTTCAAGGCCGAAGACCAGAACCTGCTTACCACCATCGCCCACCAGGTGGCTCTGGCCATCGAAAACTTCAAGCTGGTTTCCAGCCTGCGTCAGCAGGCGCGCGAGCTCGAAGAGGCCAACCGGCATCTGGTCAAGTTCAACAAAGCTCGCTCGCAACTGGTGTGCAACCTCTCCCACGAACTCAAAACACCACTGACTTCAATCCTTGGTTTCGTCGATCTGATCATCAACTTCTTCGATCACATCGAAAGGGAAGAATTGCGCGATTATCTCGGCAAGGTTCACTCTGAGAGTCTGCATATGGAGAAGCTGATCACGGGCATGCTGCGCCTGTTCTCCATCGACTCGGGCGGTGAGCGCTGGGACTGGCGCACCTTCTCCGTCGAGGGTCTGCTCAGCGAGGCCTTGACCCGCAGGGGCTCCGATATCGCCGAAAAAGATCTGCAGCCGGTTATCCAGGCTGCCGAAGATCTTCATGATGTTCTGGGCGATCCTGAAAAAACCGGCATTCTCATCAATGCGCTGGTCGATAATGCCGTAAAGTTCAATCGCGACGGTGGGCGCATTCAAGTTCAACTGGAAAATCAAGAAATCGATGGCAAGCCCTACATCTACATGAGGATTCACAACGATGGGCTGGCTGTCCCCGTCGAGGCGGGGGAGGACATTTTCAACGAATACACGCAGCTTGGCGACATCAATACCGAAAAGCCCACCGGGGTCGGAATCGGCCTGGCCATCTGCAAGGCCATTTTAGGTCGCATGGGTGGGCGCATCGCTCTGGAAAAAACCATCGGTGAAGGTACCACCTTCGGCGTTTATTTGCCCACCGGATAA
- the argJ gene encoding bifunctional glutamate N-acetyltransferase/amino-acid acetyltransferase ArgJ, with protein MSSQDLPRVRGFKFAARSAGIKKSGRLDLALIYSEVPARCAGVFTTNKVMAAPLVVTIPRIRQGLCQAVLVNSGNANACTGEQGLRDALACNALAAQALGISEDLVAVASTGVIGAPLPMNKFEQHIPLLPAQLESGGAAQVAEAIRTTDAFVKTGWREACVAGQPYHLLGIAKGAGMIHPNMATMLAYVVTDAQVEQTFLDVCLRRAVAGSFNAISVDGDTSTNDMVLILSNGQANTPEICGNTPEGDEFAGLLNDLLVDLAKMIVRDGEGATKVVEIRVRGAADSDGAVQVARSVATSNLVKTAFFGEDANWGRIIAAVGYAGVEVDPDRIDIFFDEVAVVRQGVGTGKDLEEQASEVLKKPEFQVLIDLHLGSGEGVYYTSDLNYDYIKINADYRT; from the coding sequence ATGAGTTCTCAAGATCTTCCCCGTGTCCGGGGTTTCAAATTCGCCGCTCGAAGTGCCGGTATAAAAAAATCGGGGCGGCTCGATTTGGCGCTTATTTATTCTGAGGTGCCGGCCCGTTGCGCCGGAGTTTTTACTACGAACAAGGTCATGGCCGCGCCCTTGGTGGTCACCATCCCCCGCATTCGTCAGGGGCTGTGCCAAGCCGTCCTGGTCAACAGCGGCAACGCCAATGCCTGTACCGGCGAGCAGGGGTTGCGTGACGCCCTGGCCTGCAATGCCCTGGCGGCCCAGGCGCTGGGCATTTCCGAGGATCTGGTGGCGGTAGCCTCCACCGGGGTGATCGGTGCGCCCTTGCCCATGAACAAATTCGAACAGCATATTCCCTTGCTGCCGGCTCAGCTTGAGTCCGGCGGCGCGGCCCAGGTCGCCGAAGCGATCCGCACGACCGATGCCTTTGTCAAGACCGGATGGCGCGAGGCTTGTGTGGCCGGTCAGCCGTACCATCTTTTGGGCATAGCCAAGGGTGCCGGTATGATTCATCCCAATATGGCAACCATGCTTGCCTATGTGGTCACCGACGCCCAGGTCGAACAGACTTTTCTTGATGTCTGCCTGCGGCGGGCGGTGGCGGGTTCCTTTAACGCCATTAGCGTAGACGGAGATACCTCCACCAACGACATGGTGTTGATTCTAAGCAACGGCCAGGCCAATACGCCTGAGATTTGTGGGAATACACCTGAGGGTGATGAGTTTGCCGGTTTGCTTAATGACCTGTTGGTCGATCTGGCCAAGATGATCGTGCGGGACGGCGAGGGGGCCACCAAGGTTGTCGAAATCCGGGTGCGGGGCGCCGCCGATTCTGACGGAGCCGTGCAAGTTGCGCGCAGTGTAGCCACCTCGAATCTGGTCAAAACCGCTTTTTTCGGAGAAGATGCCAATTGGGGCCGGATTATTGCCGCGGTTGGTTATGCCGGGGTCGAGGTCGATCCGGATCGCATAGATATCTTTTTCGATGAGGTTGCCGTTGTTCGCCAGGGCGTCGGCACCGGCAAAGATCTCGAGGAACAAGCGAGCGAGGTGCTGAAAAAACCGGAGTTTCAGGTTCTTATTGATTTGCATCTCGGCAGTGGCGAGGGCGTGTATTACACATCGGACCTGAATTACGATTACATAAAAATCAATGCCGATTATCGGACCTGA
- a CDS encoding response regulator: MSKKLLLADDSITIQKVIGITFANEDVTLAIADNGDTALDMARAEPPDLLLADVLMPGLNGYELCEAIKSEPGLADIPVLLLTGTFEPFEEDKARAAGADDWIAKPFESQALIDRVQSLLGLTPDKLARPASATKVPQADMWRENPAEQPPPSEESVLAGEAEAVDADESLWADFTLDEEDMSGDGAPVPDEGAPFSEAQSDEDEGILDLDEEDILDLDEGDILEEDETLSSATEGDFADVSTQPDEEVEERPAVVDDWFSSEVSQEETETVPEPGFVADDAIQEEIPTEWRGLASSVAEPVSSSPAVFELSPESERITEASVAASTGLSEEAIEAVVERVAGEVVNRLAGTILEKIAWDVVPDLAESLIKDEIRKIKEALK, translated from the coding sequence ATGAGCAAAAAATTACTGCTCGCCGATGACAGCATCACCATTCAAAAGGTGATCGGTATCACTTTTGCGAACGAAGATGTCACCTTGGCCATCGCCGACAATGGCGATACCGCCCTGGATATGGCGCGCGCCGAGCCCCCCGATCTGCTTCTGGCCGATGTGCTTATGCCCGGTCTCAACGGATACGAACTCTGTGAAGCGATCAAGTCCGAACCCGGTTTGGCCGATATCCCGGTGCTGTTGCTCACTGGGACCTTCGAGCCCTTCGAGGAGGACAAGGCAAGGGCGGCCGGCGCCGATGACTGGATTGCCAAGCCGTTTGAATCTCAGGCCCTCATTGACCGGGTGCAGAGCCTGCTGGGTTTGACTCCGGACAAACTGGCGCGGCCCGCGTCGGCAACGAAGGTCCCGCAGGCCGATATGTGGCGGGAAAATCCCGCGGAGCAGCCTCCACCCTCTGAGGAGTCAGTCCTTGCGGGTGAGGCTGAAGCGGTGGATGCCGACGAGAGTCTCTGGGCTGATTTTACCCTTGATGAAGAAGATATGAGCGGTGATGGGGCTCCGGTGCCGGATGAGGGTGCTCCTTTTTCCGAGGCTCAATCCGACGAGGATGAGGGCATCCTTGATCTTGACGAAGAAGATATTCTCGACCTTGATGAAGGCGACATCCTGGAAGAAGATGAAACGCTTTCGAGCGCGACCGAGGGTGATTTCGCGGATGTCTCCACTCAGCCCGACGAGGAAGTTGAGGAGCGTCCGGCCGTCGTTGATGATTGGTTCTCCAGCGAGGTGTCGCAGGAAGAGACCGAAACGGTTCCGGAACCAGGATTTGTTGCCGATGACGCCATTCAGGAAGAGATTCCAACCGAATGGCGTGGGCTTGCAAGCTCCGTGGCTGAACCGGTTTCTTCTTCGCCGGCGGTCTTTGAGCTTTCCCCCGAGTCGGAACGGATCACGGAAGCTTCCGTTGCGGCATCCACCGGGCTCAGCGAAGAAGCCATTGAAGCGGTGGTCGAGCGCGTCGCCGGCGAAGTGGTTAATCGCCTGGCGGGCACTATCCTGGAGAAAATCGCGTGGGACGTGGTTCCGGATCTTGCCGAGAGCCTGATCAAGGACGAAATCCGCAAGATCAAGGAAGCACTCAAATAA
- a CDS encoding chemotaxis protein CheW: MARRAPGGLRCCANDARAGWLVTQKICLISWGGRLMALSTAQVRKVLQAPRIFPLPPTNFGVTRVFFYQDELVPLLPFESLLAGESDFRQDVCFVLVARSHRGLVGLPVDRVLKVVDPAAGILVAAERKDLIGCDEDFLFAEQRYSFLDIERLLNVFPQMPGAVSVCGPKEA; encoded by the coding sequence GTGGCGCGGCGAGCCCCTGGTGGTCTGCGATGTTGCGCGAATGATGCCCGTGCGGGGTGGCTTGTGACGCAGAAAATCTGTTTGATTTCCTGGGGTGGCCGGCTCATGGCTCTGAGTACCGCTCAGGTCCGCAAAGTTCTCCAGGCACCGCGGATTTTCCCTCTTCCGCCCACGAATTTCGGGGTGACAAGAGTTTTTTTCTATCAGGATGAGCTGGTGCCTCTGCTGCCGTTTGAGAGTTTACTTGCAGGAGAATCGGATTTTAGGCAGGATGTTTGCTTTGTTCTGGTCGCGCGCAGTCATCGGGGCCTGGTGGGACTCCCCGTCGACCGGGTGTTAAAAGTCGTTGATCCTGCTGCCGGGATTCTGGTTGCGGCGGAGCGCAAGGATCTGATCGGCTGTGATGAAGACTTCCTTTTTGCTGAACAACGTTATTCTTTCCTGGATATTGAGCGGCTTTTGAACGTTTTTCCGCAGATGCCCGGCGCGGTATCCGTGTGTGGCCCCAAGGAGGCATGA
- a CDS encoding deoxyguanosinetriphosphate triphosphohydrolase has protein sequence MNVRTIIEDRELKALSRHAAFSSCSKGRNRPEELCRVRTVYQHDRDKILHSKSFRRLKHKTQVFLSPEGDHYRTRLTHTLEVAQIARTVARALALNEDLTEAIALGHDLGHTPFGHAGERVLNELMSQGFHHVRQSLRVVDMVEKSGAGLNLTWEVRDGIIKHSKGGGPLQADDPQAMPATLEGHLVRRCDMIAYVNHDLDDAQRAGVIALDQVPREILDLLGKTHGRRIDRMVRDMIDESLAAGGAHICQSAEVEAAILALRDWLYTHVYQARRVREEFDKASRILRELYQYFLADENALICFGGRRTPGDSLEISVGDFIAGMTDRFALNLYGKLFLPQSWKIL, from the coding sequence ATGAACGTGAGAACAATAATTGAGGATCGTGAGCTGAAGGCGCTTTCTCGGCATGCAGCCTTCAGTTCTTGCTCAAAGGGACGCAATCGTCCCGAGGAGCTATGTCGGGTGCGCACAGTGTATCAGCATGATCGCGACAAAATTCTTCATTCCAAATCTTTTCGCCGACTCAAACATAAAACTCAGGTTTTTCTCTCCCCCGAGGGCGATCATTACCGTACCCGTCTGACCCATACGCTCGAAGTCGCGCAGATTGCCCGCACCGTGGCCCGTGCCCTGGCGCTCAATGAGGACCTCACTGAAGCCATTGCCCTCGGGCATGATCTGGGGCACACGCCATTCGGCCATGCCGGCGAGCGGGTTCTCAACGAGTTGATGTCACAGGGGTTTCACCATGTACGGCAAAGTTTGCGGGTTGTTGACATGGTCGAAAAATCGGGGGCCGGACTCAATCTGACCTGGGAGGTGCGCGACGGCATCATCAAGCATTCCAAGGGCGGCGGCCCTCTGCAGGCGGACGATCCCCAGGCCATGCCGGCGACCCTTGAGGGCCATCTGGTGCGGCGCTGCGATATGATCGCCTATGTCAATCACGATCTTGACGATGCCCAGCGTGCGGGAGTGATTGCGCTGGACCAGGTGCCACGCGAGATCCTGGACCTGCTCGGCAAAACGCACGGACGGCGTATCGACCGGATGGTTCGCGACATGATCGACGAATCCTTGGCGGCCGGAGGGGCGCACATCTGTCAGTCCGCAGAGGTGGAAGCGGCCATTCTGGCACTGCGCGACTGGCTTTATACCCATGTGTATCAGGCCAGAAGGGTGCGCGAAGAGTTCGACAAGGCCTCCAGGATTCTGCGTGAACTTTATCAGTATTTTCTCGCCGATGAAAATGCCTTGATCTGCTTTGGGGGGCGACGTACACCGGGGGATTCCCTGGAAATTTCCGTCGGCGATTTCATTGCCGGCATGACGGATCGTTTTGCCCTGAACCTTTACGGGAAACTATTTTTGCCGCAGTCCTGGAAGATTTTATAG
- a CDS encoding chemotaxis protein CheW — MIVAQDMKLVFRLGGMGFSVGVSHVLEILDCGFSDLVLGDAPLPRLSLGRIAHRGWDFEVFDGRRLFDLAPREGRSRLTVLVITVGESPFGLAVDRVQGIFPGSEFALRPLPPLLAAQEPFPLYQTLDVWRGEPLVVCDVARMMPVRGGL, encoded by the coding sequence GTGATCGTCGCGCAAGACATGAAATTGGTTTTCCGCCTTGGCGGTATGGGTTTTTCCGTCGGGGTTTCGCACGTTTTGGAGATCCTGGATTGCGGGTTCAGCGATTTGGTACTCGGCGACGCACCGCTGCCCCGCCTGAGTCTGGGACGTATTGCCCATCGTGGGTGGGATTTTGAGGTTTTCGATGGGCGGCGATTGTTCGACCTTGCTCCGCGAGAAGGCCGATCGCGGCTGACGGTCCTCGTCATTACCGTCGGTGAGAGTCCGTTCGGTTTGGCCGTGGATCGCGTTCAAGGGATTTTCCCGGGCAGTGAATTCGCTCTGCGTCCATTGCCGCCTTTGCTGGCAGCTCAAGAGCCTTTCCCCCTATACCAGACTCTCGATGTGTGGCGCGGCGAGCCCCTGGTGGTCTGCGATGTTGCGCGAATGATGCCCGTGCGGGGTGGCTTGTGA
- a CDS encoding PilZ domain-containing protein produces the protein MKRVLIASGQRGLMSNLDMVLKHWGYRPLSSSHRDDICGLLQATDPELVIFDAPWLRKHASDLLHLVPQMEQQATRLAVLDDCKEVLPHLSACLPYQKIPSDIFSLYGLTQAVLQNHPRRRLRTGVHLPGMLRRDGRPWDLTQIQTLGTGGMFIRSGYRLHHSETLRLCVPLFGMKEELEALGRVVYEIHPTMENNYMQGYGIEFTSLSAQSRQSLSRFVAGCFVRELEHPHPQSQPRFQAFSNARRIDYSLDAFAL, from the coding sequence ATGAAGCGCGTCCTGATCGCCTCGGGCCAGAGAGGCCTCATGAGCAACCTCGACATGGTGCTGAAGCACTGGGGGTATCGCCCCTTAAGCTCTTCTCACCGCGACGATATCTGCGGGCTTCTCCAGGCGACCGACCCTGAGTTGGTGATCTTTGACGCGCCCTGGTTGCGCAAACATGCCTCTGATCTTTTGCATCTGGTGCCGCAGATGGAGCAGCAGGCGACGCGCCTCGCGGTACTGGACGATTGCAAAGAGGTGCTGCCGCATCTCTCCGCCTGTCTGCCCTACCAGAAAATCCCTTCAGATATTTTTTCCCTTTACGGCCTCACGCAGGCCGTGTTGCAGAACCACCCCCGCCGCCGCCTGCGCACCGGCGTTCATCTGCCCGGCATGTTACGCCGCGACGGGCGGCCCTGGGACTTGACCCAAATTCAGACCCTGGGGACCGGCGGCATGTTTATCCGCTCGGGATACCGTCTCCACCACAGCGAAACCCTTCGCCTGTGCGTGCCCTTGTTCGGCATGAAGGAAGAGCTTGAGGCCTTGGGTCGCGTTGTCTACGAAATTCATCCGACCATGGAAAACAACTATATGCAGGGTTATGGGATTGAATTTACCAGCCTGTCTGCGCAAAGCCGGCAATCCCTAAGCCGTTTTGTCGCCGGTTGCTTCGTGCGCGAACTTGAACACCCCCACCCCCAAAGCCAGCCAAGATTTCAAGCCTTTTCCAACGCACGCCGGATTGACTATTCCCTCGACGCCTTTGCGCTCTAA
- a CDS encoding MucR family transcriptional regulator — MPTLLEMAAEIVAAHASTTPMSKEELLSELAEIYKTLDAMEKGEAVIAESSEAGQAEPAVSRKKAFGRDKITCMLCGKEMKTLSRHLKTAHDLKPAEYRKKFDIPRTQPLAARAYSEKRRQMAKDRGLGENLAKARAARKSKK; from the coding sequence ATGCCGACTCTTCTCGAAATGGCCGCGGAAATTGTTGCCGCCCATGCTTCAACCACTCCCATGTCAAAAGAAGAACTTCTTTCGGAGTTGGCCGAAATCTATAAAACACTCGACGCCATGGAAAAAGGCGAGGCCGTGATCGCCGAAAGCTCCGAAGCCGGGCAGGCGGAACCCGCGGTATCACGTAAAAAAGCCTTCGGCCGCGACAAAATAACCTGCATGCTTTGCGGCAAAGAGATGAAAACCCTTTCCCGCCATCTCAAAACGGCTCATGATCTCAAGCCGGCCGAATATCGCAAGAAGTTCGACATTCCCCGCACCCAGCCCCTGGCGGCCCGTGCTTACTCCGAGAAGCGGCGTCAGATGGCCAAGGACCGCGGCCTCGGCGAGAACCTGGCCAAGGCCCGCGCGGCGCGCAAATCGAAAAAATAA
- the deoC gene encoding deoxyribose-phosphate aldolase — protein MNPASFIDHTLLKPDAGMGEVHSLCEEAVEYQFAAVCVAPVYVRLASELVYGSGVGVATVIGFPLGYQTSEVKAYEAGQAVQQGAREIDMVIPLGAARDGDLQQVEADIEQVVRAAEGADVKVILECCYFAPEQLRRVAESALKAGARWLKTSTGFAPGGARVEDVRLLLDVAGTNAGVKAAGGIRDWPTCREYLQMGVGRIGTSNGVAIMNQWRLARDS, from the coding sequence TTGAATCCCGCTTCCTTCATCGATCATACTCTGCTCAAGCCCGACGCGGGCATGGGGGAAGTGCATTCCCTGTGCGAGGAAGCGGTGGAATATCAGTTCGCCGCGGTGTGTGTTGCGCCGGTGTACGTTCGCCTGGCTTCTGAGCTGGTTTACGGCTCAGGTGTTGGCGTGGCTACCGTGATTGGTTTTCCATTGGGTTATCAGACTTCTGAAGTTAAAGCCTATGAAGCGGGGCAGGCGGTGCAGCAGGGTGCCCGCGAAATCGACATGGTCATTCCGCTGGGCGCTGCTCGCGACGGTGACTTGCAGCAGGTCGAGGCGGATATCGAACAGGTGGTGCGGGCTGCCGAAGGAGCGGATGTCAAGGTGATCCTCGAGTGCTGCTACTTTGCTCCCGAGCAGTTACGCCGAGTAGCCGAATCAGCGCTGAAAGCCGGCGCGCGCTGGCTCAAAACCTCGACCGGGTTCGCCCCCGGCGGAGCCAGGGTTGAGGATGTGCGGCTGTTGCTTGATGTGGCGGGAACCAATGCAGGTGTTAAGGCTGCCGGTGGCATTCGCGATTGGCCGACTTGCCGCGAATATCTGCAAATGGGGGTAGGCCGCATCGGCACAAGCAATGGGGTCGCGATCATGAACCAGTGGCGTCTGGCGCGGGATTCTTGA
- a CDS encoding phosphopentomutase: protein MKGPGPLRAVLITLDGLGVGALSDAAAYGDAGVDTLGHIKAACPELRLPQMQEMGLGNLHPDSGIVASSRPQACFGRMAERAAGKDSTVGHWELAGLIQHQPLATFPQGFPPDIIKAFQRETGLEPLGNLAASGTEILTRLGEEHVRSGRPIVYTSVDSVFQIAAHEDVIPVERLYEICRIARRILDPYRVGRVIARPFVGEGAGDFRRTARRHDFSLPPFAPTLLDHLQERGLSVVGVGKIGDIFAGQGLSKSLPSHNNRDGMEKILDAFRGMHKGLVFANLVDFDMLYGHRRDAEGFARALKDFDGWLPRMKEIMGERDLLLITADHGCDPTAAGTDHTREYVPLLVWSPGLETGCDLGRRESFADVAATLADFFGCCPPQAGSSFLKLLPLKTRICAKAGEKT from the coding sequence TTGAAAGGGCCGGGGCCGCTGCGGGCAGTCTTGATTACCCTCGATGGTCTGGGCGTCGGCGCCTTGTCCGATGCCGCGGCTTATGGCGATGCGGGCGTCGATACCCTCGGGCATATCAAAGCTGCGTGCCCCGAATTGCGGTTGCCACAAATGCAAGAAATGGGGCTGGGCAATCTGCATCCCGACAGTGGCATAGTGGCCAGCTCGCGGCCCCAGGCTTGCTTCGGGCGCATGGCTGAGCGCGCGGCGGGAAAAGACTCCACCGTTGGTCACTGGGAACTGGCCGGTCTCATTCAGCACCAGCCCCTGGCCACCTTTCCGCAGGGGTTTCCACCGGATATCATCAAGGCTTTCCAACGGGAAACCGGTCTCGAGCCCCTTGGCAACCTTGCCGCCAGCGGTACCGAAATCCTGACGCGCCTGGGCGAAGAACATGTCCGGTCCGGCCGCCCCATCGTTTATACAAGTGTCGATTCGGTTTTTCAGATTGCCGCCCACGAAGATGTCATTCCGGTTGAGCGTCTTTACGAGATTTGCCGTATCGCGCGCCGCATTCTCGATCCTTACCGTGTGGGGCGCGTTATCGCTCGGCCTTTTGTCGGAGAGGGCGCGGGAGATTTTCGTCGCACGGCTCGTCGCCATGATTTTTCCCTGCCGCCCTTTGCTCCCACGCTTCTTGATCACTTGCAGGAACGAGGCCTGAGTGTTGTCGGAGTGGGCAAAATCGGAGATATTTTCGCTGGTCAGGGTTTGAGCAAATCACTGCCGAGCCACAATAATCGCGACGGCATGGAGAAAATTCTGGATGCGTTCAGGGGCATGCACAAAGGCTTGGTGTTTGCCAACCTCGTCGATTTCGACATGCTTTACGGTCATCGCCGTGATGCCGAGGGCTTTGCGCGGGCGCTGAAGGATTTTGATGGATGGTTGCCGCGCATGAAAGAGATCATGGGTGAGCGCGACCTGTTGTTGATCACGGCCGACCATGGCTGCGATCCTACCGCTGCGGGCACTGACCATACGCGCGAATACGTGCCCTTACTGGTATGGAGTCCCGGCCTGGAGACCGGCTGCGACCTCGGTCGACGTGAGAGTTTCGCGGACGTGGCGGCAACCCTGGCTGATTTTTTCGGCTGCTGTCCGCCGCAAGCCGGCAGCAGCTTTCTAAAGCTGCTGCCTTTGAAAACCCGCATCTGTGCCAAGGCAGGGGAGAAAACTTAG
- a CDS encoding DUF2914 domain-containing protein yields the protein MFRTILFAAVVLLLGSSVAFAQRLEIAEGVVTTGIVERVPVDAVESYSTTVGRLYFFTRIVGAVEETAVSHVWFYEDEEVARVTLPVRSSNWRTWSSKNVLPDWTGNWRVEVIDAKGYVLHEVTFTLF from the coding sequence ATGTTCAGGACGATTTTGTTTGCTGCGGTGGTTTTACTTCTCGGGAGCAGTGTTGCTTTTGCGCAACGTCTTGAGATTGCCGAAGGGGTGGTTACTACGGGAATCGTTGAGCGGGTCCCGGTGGATGCCGTGGAAAGTTATTCGACAACGGTTGGCCGGCTTTACTTTTTTACCCGGATCGTCGGTGCTGTTGAGGAAACCGCCGTGTCGCATGTCTGGTTTTATGAGGATGAAGAGGTCGCCCGGGTGACTTTGCCGGTGCGCTCTTCGAACTGGCGTACCTGGTCGTCCAAGAACGTATTGCCCGATTGGACCGGCAACTGGCGGGTGGAGGTCATTGATGCTAAGGGCTATGTTCTGCACGAAGTGACCTTTACACTGTTTTAA